In the Telopea speciosissima isolate NSW1024214 ecotype Mountain lineage chromosome 2, Tspe_v1, whole genome shotgun sequence genome, one interval contains:
- the LOC122651489 gene encoding zinc finger BED domain-containing protein RICESLEEPER 2-like, with translation MSANGENNELVVSEETPPNNKRRRKKSIVWEHFTIEPVGPGCTRACCKQCKQTFAYSTGSKLAGTSHLKRHIAMGTCPVTRRNQDKNQLTPYSPGTKTGSATDPPPKRRRASPGSPFFPFDHDRCRQEIAKMIIMHEYPLDMVEHPGFVAFVHNLQPRFNMVSFSTVQGDSVAIYLREKQSLQKVLGGMPGRISLALDMWTSSQNLGYVLVRGQYIDTDWTLRRLILNVVMVPNPDSGNALTQAVVSFLSDWSLESKLFTVTVDQRFSNDEATGDLRGFFCVKNPLMLNGQLLIGHCYAHVLSSLAQDALATVRETVNKVRSSVKFVTTSETHEEKFIELKQQLQVPSSKTLFLDDQTKWNTTYLMLVAALELKEVFSCLDTSDPEYKEAPSMDVWKQVETLCTYLKLLYDAASILTATTYATGNMFFHEAWKIHLELTHAAVSQDPFISNLARPMQEKFDKYWKDCCLALAVAVVMDPRFKMKLVEFSFSKIYGDDASTYIKIIDEGIHELFLEYVAQPLPLTPTYVEHGISSSPPKGETSPGGTLLATGDGLLDFDVYISEISASQQSKSELDQYLEESLVPRIQEFDILGWWKLNNLKYPTLSRMARDILSIPVFTVGDDDVFDVDQKVLDSYRASLRPETLEALICAKDWLQSGSTEMTKAIVKMEF, from the coding sequence ATGTCAGCCAATGGTGAAAATAATGAGCTAGTAGTTAGTGAAGAAACACCGCCTAACAACAAACGTCGGAGGAAGAAGTCCATAGTATGGGAACACTTTACCATTGAACCTGTGGGACCTGGATGTACAAGGGCTTGCTGTAAGCAGTGCAAACAGACATTTGCATACAGTACTGGGTCAAAACTGGCAGGTACCAGCCACCTCAAACGGCACATAGCCATGGGGACCTGTCCAGTAACCCGCCGTAACCAGGACAAGAATCAACTGACCCCATATTCCCCAGGGACCAAAACTGGGAGTGCTACTGATCCTCCCCCAAAAAGACGTAGAGCAAGTCCTGGTTCACCATTTTTCCCATTCGATCACGACCGCTGCCGCCAGGAGATTGCTAAGATGATCATCATGCATGAATACCCACTTGACATGGTAGAACATCCAGGATTTGTAGCTTTCGTGCATAATCTTCAACCTCGgttcaatatggtaagtttcagCACAGTCCAAGGGGATAGTGTGGCCATTTATTTAAGGGAGAAGCAAAGCCTTCAAAAGGTTCTGGGAGGAATGCCTGGACGGATCAGCCTTGCTTTAGACATGTGGACATCAAGTCAAAATCTTGGCTATGTTCTGGTAAGGGGACAGTATATTGACACAGACTGGACATTGCGTAGGCTGATACTTAATGTTGTTATGGTACCAAATCCCGACTCTGGCAATGCCTTAACTCAAGCTGTAGTGTCATTCCTTTCTGATTGGAGTTTGGAGAGCAAGTTGTTTACCGTAACTGTTGATCAGCGCTTCTCGAATGATGAAGCAACTGGAGATCTGAGAGGTTTTTTCTGTGTCAAGAATCCACTTATGCTCAATGGCCAGCTATTAATTGGGCATTGCTATGCCCATGTTTTAAGCAGCCTTGCACAAGATGCACTAGCAACAGTGCGGGAAACTGTTAACAAAGTCCGTTCAAGTGTCAAGTTTGTGACGACATCAGAGACTCACGAAGAGAAGTTTATTGAGCTCAAACAGCAGCTTCAGGTCCCTAGCAGCAAGACCCTATTTCTTGATGACCAAACAAAATGGAACACAACGTATCTCATGCTGGTGGCTGCCTTAGAGTTGAAGGAAGTGTTTTCTTGCTTGGACACGTCGGATCCAGAATACAAGGAAGCCCCCTCGATGGATGTCTGGAAACAGGTTGAGACTCTGTGCACATATTTGAAGCTTCTATACGATGCAGCTAGCATCTTAACAGCTACAACATATGCAACTGGCAATATGTTCTTTCATGAGGCGTGGAAAATCCATTTAGAGCTGACACATGCAGCTGTGAGCCAGGATCCCTTTATCAGCAACCTTGCCAGGCCAATGCAAGAGAAGTTTGATAAATATTGGAAAGACTGCTGCCTGGCCTTGGCTGTTGCTGTAGTTATGGATCCACGGTTCAAGATGAAGCTTGTGGAATTCAGCTTCTCAAAGATCTATGGGGATGATGCCAGCACATACATCAAGATTATAGACGAGGGCATTCATGAACTTTTCCTTGAATATGTAGCCCAACCACTTCCACTTACACCAACTTATGTGGAGCATGGGATTTCCAGCAGCCCTCCCAAGGGGGAGACATCTCCTGGAGGAACACTTCTTGCCACTGGTGATGGACTTCTGGATTTTGATGTCTATATCTCTGAGATATCTGCAAGCCAACAGTCAAAGTCAGAGCTGGATCAGTACCTGGAAGAGTCCCTGGTGCCTCGGATACAAGAGTTTGATATATTGGGTTGGTGGAAACTGAACAACCTCAAGTACCCTACACTCTCGAGGATGGCTCGTGATATTTTATCGATCCCTGTGTTCACGGTTGGTGATGATGATGTATTCGATGTTGACCAGAAGGTGCTTGACTCCTACCGGGCTTCCCTGCGACCAGAGACACTGGAGGCACTTATTTGTGCCAAGGATTGGCTTCAGTCTGGATCCACAGAGATGACAAAAGCAATTGTGAAAATGGAATTTTAG
- the LOC122650962 gene encoding probable galactinol--sucrose galactosyltransferase 6 translates to MASQMCYSSRLICINSIHRTQFLSSNSLSLKSSLVSVSKLRRKLSLSDSLFIRYPSKRGFSLQVRKTSELGSLFVEKEQRQEKKEENQKNHKKEKEMTITPAVKIADRKLLVKERTILTDVPDNVISTSAATEGPVEGIFIGASFNESSNRHVVSLGTLRDVRFMACFRFKLWWMAQKMGAQGRDIPLETQFLLVETREGSHLESDNGEEQNQIVYTVFLPLIDGPFRACLQGNSQDELQLCFESGDNNTKSSHFTHSLFVSAGADPFATITDAIRAVKLHLKTFRQRHEKKLPGIVDYFGWCTWDAFYQEVTQEGVEAGLESLSAEGTPAKFVIIDDGWQSVGGDPQEDDSQDENKQQPLLRLTGIKENTKFQNKEDPTVGIKTIVNIAKHKYGLKYVYVWHAIAGYWGGVRPGVEGMEEYDSKMQYPAVSPGVVSNEPGWSSSYPLFPTRLQLFSLRRRHKPPSKLQ, encoded by the exons atggcgAGCCAAATGTGTTACAGTTCTCGATTGATCTGTATAAATTCGATCCATCGAACGCAGTTCCTCTCATCCAATTCGTTGTCGTTAAAGTCTTCTCTCGTCAGTGTCTCAAAGCTACGAAGAAAGCTTTCTCTTTCTG ATTCTTTGTTTATTAGATATCCTTCGAAGAGAGGATTCTCATTGCAGGTCAGGAAG ACCAGCGAGCTAGGCTCATTGTTTGTTGAAAAGGAACAAAgacaagagaaaaaagaagaaaatcagaaGAATCataagaaggagaaagagatgacGATTACTCCGGCGGTTAAGATCGCCGACCGAAAGCTCCTTGTGAAGGAGCGCACGATCCTCACCGATGTTCCTGACAACGTTATCTCTACCTCGGCCGCAACTGAAGGCCCTGTTGAAGGTATCTTCATTGGCGCCTCTTTTAATGAAAGCAGCAATCGACATGTGGTTTCTCTCGGCACCCTCAG AGATGTCCGATTCATGGCTTGTTTCCGGTTCAAGCTATGGTGGATGGCACAGAAAATGGGCGCTCAAGGGCGAGACATCCCTCTTGAGACCCAATTTCTTCTAGTCGAAACCAGAGAAGGATCTCACCTCGAATCAGACAATGGTGAGGAACAGAACCAAATCGTGTACACCGTCTTCCTTCCTCTGATCGATGGCCCCTTCCGCGCTTGTCTCCAAGGAAACTCCCAAGATGAGCTCCAGCTCTGCTTCGAAAGCGGCGATAACAACACTAAATCCTCCCATTTCACCCACTCTCTGTTCGTCAGCGCAGGAGCAGACCCCTTCGCCACCATAACCGACGCCATCAGGGCCGTAAAGCTCCATCTCAAGACCTTCCGTCAACGCCATGAGAAGAAGCTCCCCGGCATCGTTGACTACTTCGGTTGGTGTACCTGGGACGCATTCTACCAAGAAGTAACCCAAGAGGGCGTGGAAGCTGGTCTCGAGAGCCTCTCCGCCGAAGGTACTCCGGCAAAGTTTGTGATCATCGACGACGGTTGGCAATCCGTTGGGGGGGACCCACAAGAGGACGACAGTCAAGACGAGAATAAACAACAGCCGTTGCTTAGGTTGACTGGGATCAAAGAAAACACCAAGTTCCAAAACAAGGAGGATCCGACGGTGGGGATTAAGACTATCGTGAACATAGCTAAACATAAATACGGTCTCAAGTACGTGTACGTCTGGCACGCCATCGCCGGCTACTGGGGAGGAGTTCGGCCCGGCGTGGAGGGCATGGAAGAATACGATTCGAAGATGCAGTACCCGGCGGTCTCACCCGGGGTTGTATCTAACGAACCGGGATGGTCCTCCTCCTATCCTCTCTTCCCTACAAGGCTGCAACTCTTTTCTTTAAGAAGG CGCCACAAACCACCTTCTAAGTTACAGTAG